A single region of the Pseudomonas solani genome encodes:
- a CDS encoding sulfite exporter TauE/SafE family protein translates to MTVEYTLVALGFFAFCGGLIDAAVGGGGLVQVPALLHALPQQSLATVFGTNKLAVLLGNCFSISRYLRRIHIAWKLILPTMIAAFIFSFLGAFSVSLIPKEAMEYVVFVVLIVMAVYTFAKKDLGRVHRSVEHGPKEIVLGVFFGAILGFYDGVFGPGSGSLLLFVFVKYFGFDFLNASASAKLVNLGTFSAALFFFVPSGNVLWLIGGMVSLCNIAGALTGVFLALRYGSGFIRIFFLVLLVFLIGRMGFSIFIEAP, encoded by the coding sequence ATGACCGTTGAATACACCCTCGTCGCATTGGGTTTTTTTGCATTCTGCGGCGGTTTAATCGATGCAGCAGTTGGAGGTGGGGGGCTTGTTCAGGTGCCTGCCCTGCTTCATGCGCTCCCTCAGCAAAGCCTGGCGACGGTCTTCGGAACCAATAAGCTGGCCGTGCTGCTAGGGAATTGCTTTTCCATATCCCGCTACCTGAGACGCATACATATTGCTTGGAAATTAATTCTTCCAACCATGATTGCTGCCTTTATTTTCTCTTTTCTAGGTGCTTTCTCTGTTTCATTGATACCTAAAGAGGCAATGGAGTACGTCGTCTTTGTGGTGTTGATAGTGATGGCTGTCTATACCTTTGCCAAGAAGGACTTAGGCCGAGTTCATCGATCTGTCGAACATGGGCCAAAAGAGATTGTGCTGGGCGTTTTCTTTGGCGCGATACTGGGGTTTTATGACGGCGTATTTGGCCCTGGCAGCGGGAGTCTTTTGCTGTTTGTTTTTGTAAAGTACTTCGGCTTCGATTTTCTTAATGCGTCGGCTTCGGCCAAGCTCGTTAATTTGGGCACCTTCAGTGCTGCGCTCTTCTTCTTCGTACCCTCAGGTAATGTGCTCTGGCTTATCGGTGGCATGGTGAGCCTGTGCAATATCGCCGGCGCCCTCACCGGCGTGTTCTTAGCACTTCGTTATGGAAGTGGATTCATTCGGATTTTCTTCCTGGTTTTATTGGTGTTCCTGATAGGGCGCATGGGGTTCTCAATTTTTATTGAGGCCCCGTGA